The following is a genomic window from Carassius gibelio isolate Cgi1373 ecotype wild population from Czech Republic chromosome B7, carGib1.2-hapl.c, whole genome shotgun sequence.
atatattaggggtgtaacgatacgcgtattcgtattgaaccgttcggtacgacgctttcggttcggtacgcggtacgcattatgtataccgaacggttcgttggagtaattaattatatttgaaaaaaaaaaaaaaagagagagaaagaaatataatgatatgcgttcaacaaggtagcccaataacccaaacaacgtaacaggcaacgcccctgacactcccgaagaagaaaaaaacaccatcttatatgtttatgttaggctactcagcaggcgctcgctcactcagtacgcgctgaaggctcgttgcaaaatagccaatgcgtttaacagactagaaatgagaagatcctccaataaccaacaggtctggtgtttgggtgcactttggattccctttaagctataatggtgatggcaagagagtggtggataaaaaaacaacggtatgtcgcatctgcaacatgacagggtacaccagcgggattacaaaaaaaaaaaaaaaaaaaccagcgggaatatctgggatatatgcgtcagtactatctgggaaaagacgaaaaaaaggagaaacatgcacgcagcaaactatccctgcagcatttagacactatagcttacagggaatccaacccaaacaccagacctgttggttattttaggatcttatatttctggtctgttaaatgcattagacattttgcaacgagccttcagcgcgtgctgagtgagcgagcgccttaggggccgttcacatatcgtgcctaaaaacgcgtggaaaacgctaagcgcgtctttctcctcctttccaaagcgctcgggcagaagcgctcatgaggcgtctgtctttgctaagcaacaatgacgtgctctctccatgagacgcggaaatttcagcgaaggataaatggatttgcagctctaaaaatcgcttgcagtagctctgctactgaatttatttcaaaattgcaatccatatacaactatgatcagctgttccttcatcttggctgagctctcaacgttgttacgggaaaggatgaagctgattggttggttcttgtcacatgacccgcggtgcgcttgcggcattctgaaaagttgagatgtttttacattttgctgtatctaaaacgtatcgaaccgaaccgaaccgaaccgtgacatcagtgtatcgtatcgaaccgaaccgtgaattttgtgaaccgttacacccctaatatatatatatatatatatatatatatatatatatatatatatatatatatattaggggtgtaacgatacgcgtattcgtattgaaccgttcggtacgacgctttcggttcggtacgcggtacgcattatgtataccgaacggttcgttggagtaattaattatatttgaaaaaaaaaaaaaaagagagagagaaatataatgatatgcgttcaacaaggtagcccaataacccaaacaactgtaacaggcaacgcccctgacactcccgaagaagaaaaaaacaccatcttatatgtttatgttaggctactcagcaggcgctcgctcactcagtacgcgctgaaggctcgttgcaaaatagccaatgcgtttaacagactagaaatgagaagatcctccaataaccaacaggtctggtgtttgggtgcactttggattccctttaagctataatggtgatggcaagagagtggtggataaaaaaacaacggtatgtcgcatctgcaacatgacagggtacaccagcgggattacaaaaaaaaaaaaaaaggagaaacatgcacgcagcaaactatccctgcagcatttagacactatagcttacagggaatccaacccaaacaccagacctgttggttattttaggatcttatatttctggtctgttaaatgcattcgacattttgcaacgagccttcagcgcgtgctgagtgagcgagcgccttaggggccgttcacatatcgcgcctaaaaacgcgtggaaaacgctaagcgcgtctttctcctcctttccaaagcgctcgggcagaagcgctcatgaggtgtctgtctttgctaagcaacaatgacgtgctctctccatgagacgcggaaatttcagcgaaggataaatgaatttgcagctctaaaaatcgcttgcagtagctctgctactaaatttatttcaaaattgcaatccatatacaactatgatcagctgatccttcatcttggctgagctctcaacgttgttacgggaaaggatgaagctgattggttggttcttgtcacatgacccgcggtgcgcttgcggcattctgaaaagttgagatgtttttacattttgctgtatctaaaacgtatcgaaccgaaccgaaccgaaccgtgacatcagtgtatcgtatcgaaccgaaccgtgaattttgtgaaccgttacacccctaatatatatatataaatatatatatatatatatatatatatatatataatatatatataagtaatagGTCATCTAAACTGAGGAccaaatactgtatatgttttatcCAATGCTTATTATTAATTGTTACTaactgttgttgtatttttaatgtcTTAGATATCAAATCCACACTGGCCTCCAGCATTCCATCATCCGACCCAGTCAGCCAAATTGCCTCCCTTTGGAGAACGTCACCCTTCCTCAGAAACTGAAGAACGCTGGGTACTCTACTCATATGGTGGGGAAGTGGCACCTTGGCTTCTATAAACGGGGCTGTATGCCTACACAGCGTGGCTTTGATACCTTCTTTGGCTCTTTGTTGGGTAGTGGCGACTACTACAGTCATTACAAATGTGACAGCCCAGGAATGTGTGGGTACGATCTTCATGAGGGGGAAGAAGCTGCCTGGGAGCAGGACCATGGCATCTATTCGACCATCATGTATACTCAAAAGGCAATAAACATCCTGGCATCTCACAATCCTAAACGACCCATCTTCCTTTACTTGGCCTACCAGGCTGTACACTCACCCTTGCAGGTTCCTGCCCGCTACCTTGAACGCTATAAGTCAATCCCAAACTTGCATCGCCGTAAGTATGCTGCAATGGTCAGCTGCTTGGATGAGGCAGTACGCAATCTAACTCTCGCTCTCAAGCAGTATGGCTATTATGACAACATGGTTATGGTGTACTCCTCAGACAATGGAGGTCAACCAATGGCAGGAGGCAGCAACTGGCCACTAAGAGGCAGTAAAGGATCCTACTGGGAAGGAGGAATACGAGCGGTAGGGTTTGTACACAGCCCTTTACTGGTCAAAAAGGGAACTAGAAGCAGGGCTCTAATCCATATTACTGATTGGTACCCAACACTGGTGATGCTTGGTGAAGGTACTTTAGATGAAAACCAGAACCTCGATGGTTATGATGTCTGGGAAGCGATCAGTGAGGGACGTCGCTCACCTCGACTGGATATTCTACACAACATAGACCCTGTTTATACCAAAGCCAAGAATGGCTCTTGGAAAGCAGGCTATGGAATCTGGAACACGGCCATCCAGGCAGCACTCCGTGTAGGTGACTGGAAGCTCCTGACTGGTGTGCCAGGATATAGTGACTGGATTCCACCACAGACTTTCTCCAAACTGCTGTTGGCCAATCGTTGGCACAATGAACGTGTGAACTGGGATCGAGGCAAATCTATATGGCTCTTCAACATTACAGCGGATCCATATGAACGAGTGGACCTTTCTCTACGATACCCACATGTGGTGAAGAAGATGCTAATCAGGCTTCTACGGTACAACAAGACAGCTGTGCCATGCCGCTACCCTCCCAAAGACTATCGATCCAATCCTCAGTATAATGGGGGGGTCTGGGGTCCCTGGTACACAAATGATGACGAAGATGAGGATGATAACCTTCTTTCATATGATTTGGAACAGATGAAGAGTTGGAGGAAAAAGAAACGAAGaggaaaattcaaaagaaagaCCTGAAGTCTATAGAAGTTTATGTTAATGTATGCTTCCATTTTGACTTTTGTGTTAAATTTTGTGGCATGAACTCAGGGATGACTGTAATCTTTAACTTCCAGCACAGTCATTTTCACTGATGTATAGATTTACCTCCAATTTCAATTTAAAAGTCAGTAGtgtgtaatttaaatattttctattccAGTTCAATGTGCAGAGAACTATAGTTGATTCATTCAACTTTTGTCTCAAACAATGCTGCAAGTTTGGGTAAGGACAACTAGTTGCAGAAAAAGTGGAAAGAAATTATTGTTTTTGCAACTGTGGtgctaaaacaaacaaattaaataaaaaattgcatgaTGAGGAAGGAAACCACTTGAATTACTACTGTACATCTTacagcttgaataaaaaaaatgggaTTGCATAGGAAAGTTCAATAAAATTGGTTATTGGCAAAATGTCTATTCtattacagtatatatgttttattttatgctttaccTGGTCTGGCACCATTGAAACTTTAATGTAAGATCAATACATGTTTTTCGTAATCtcctgttttcttttaatttgctGTGTGTCACATTTCAAGTATCATTATGCTTAACCTAGCACTAATACTTTAGTATTTACTGTTTTACAGTAGATACTGTATTCAAAGTCAAaatcaaagtcacctttatttatatagcactttaaacaaaatacatttcgtcaaagcaactgaacaacattcattaggaaaacagtgtgtcaataatgcaaaatgatagttaaaggcagttcatcattgaattcagtgatgtcatctctgttcagttaaatagtgtctgtgcatttatcacataaatacacacatattcacacacatatattcacCCATAGGTAcacatattaaaatacatgcaagcAGTCATTATTTTCCTTTTGCAATAGTTCGAAAAAATGA
Proteins encoded in this region:
- the arsj gene encoding arylsulfatase J, with protein sequence MVLGAMCGRMGRSTFLLTLLTTFSGIVNSTYGTWKSGFHSNRVNNLEKPSSQPHIIFIMVDDQGFRDVGYHGSEIKTPTLDRLAAAGVKLENYYVQPLCSPSRSQLMTGRYQIHTGLQHSIIRPSQPNCLPLENVTLPQKLKNAGYSTHMVGKWHLGFYKRGCMPTQRGFDTFFGSLLGSGDYYSHYKCDSPGMCGYDLHEGEEAAWEQDHGIYSTIMYTQKAINILASHNPKRPIFLYLAYQAVHSPLQVPARYLERYKSIPNLHRRKYAAMVSCLDEAVRNLTLALKQYGYYDNMVMVYSSDNGGQPMAGGSNWPLRGSKGSYWEGGIRAVGFVHSPLLVKKGTRSRALIHITDWYPTLVMLGEGTLDENQNLDGYDVWEAISEGRRSPRLDILHNIDPVYTKAKNGSWKAGYGIWNTAIQAALRVGDWKLLTGVPGYSDWIPPQTFSKLLLANRWHNERVNWDRGKSIWLFNITADPYERVDLSLRYPHVVKKMLIRLLRYNKTAVPCRYPPKDYRSNPQYNGGVWGPWYTNDDEDEDDNLLSYDLEQMKSWRKKKRRGKFKRKT